The DNA segment TTGACGTAGGCCGGCGAGTCGTCGGTGGACAGCGCCTTGGCCAGCTCCACCGCCTCGTCGATGACCACCGCGTCCGGGACGTCGTCGACCCACAGCAGCTCGTAGGTCGCCATCCGCAGGATCGCGCGGTCGACGTCCGGCAGCCGGTCCAGCGACCAGCCGGACGCGTGCTGCTCGATCAGCTCGTCGATCCGGGCGCCCTGCTCGACCGCGCCCTCGACCAGCCGGACGGCGTGGTCGGGCACCGGCGGGTTGCCGTCGGCGATGCGGTCGCGCAGCACGGCGAGCGGGTCGCTGCGGCGCAGGTCGGCCTCGTAGAGGACGTCGACCGCGCGCTTGCGCGCCTTGGAGCGAGCGCTCACGAGGTCAGCTGACCCGGCCGAGGTAACGGCCGTCGCGGGTGTCCACCTTCAGCTTCTCGCCGGTGGTGACGAACAGCGGGACCTGGATCTCCGCGCCGGTCTCCAGGGTGGCGGGCTTGGTGCCGCCCGTGGAGCGGTCGCCCTGCAGGCCCGGGTCGGTGTGCTGGACCACGAGCTCCATGGTCACCGGCAGCTCGACGTACAGCGGGGTGCCGTCGTGCACCGCCACGGTGACCTCGGTGTTCTCCAGCAGGTAGTTCGCGCCGTCGCCGAGGGTGGTGGCGGGGACGTAGATCTGGTCGTAGGTGTCGCCGTCCATGAACACGTAGTCCGTACCGTCGGCGTACAGGTAGGTCATCGAGCGCTTGTCGACGTTCGCCGTCTCGACCTTGGTGCCGGCGTTGAAGGTGCGGTCGACGACCTTGCCCGAGAGCACGTTCTTGAGGGTGGTGCGCACGAAGGCGCCGCCCTTGCCCGGCTTCACGTGCTGGAAGTCGGTCACGGTCCACAGCTGCCCGTCCAGGTTGAGGACGGTGCCGTTCTTGAGGTCGTTGGTGGTAGCCATCTAGAGGACCAGCAGTTCCTTGCTCGTGAGGGTCAACAACTCGGGCTCGTCGTCCGTGACGACCAAGGTGTCCTCGATCCGGACACCGCCGTGGCCGGGCAGGTACACGCCTGGCTCCACGGTGACGGCCATGCCAGCGCTCAGGGTACCTGCGCCCGCCGCCGAGATGCCCGGAGCCTCGTGGATCTCCAGCCCCACCCCGTGCCCGAGACCGTGGGTGAAGTGGTCGCCGTGCCCGGCCGCGACGATCACGTCGCGGGACGCGGCGTCGACCGCGGTGACGTCCGCGCCCACCGCCAGCGCCGCCCGGCCGGCCGCCTGCGACGCCGCGACCAGCTCGTACACCTCGCGCTGCCAGTCGGCGGCGTGCCCGAGGACCAGGGTGCGGGTCATGTCGGAGTGGTAGCCGTCGACGGTGGCCCCGAAGTCGAGCTTCAGGAAGTCGCCGTCGCGCAGCACCGTGGCGTCGGGCCGGTGGTGCGGGATCGCCGAGTTGGCCCCGGCCGCCACGATGGTCTCGAAGCTGGGCGCCTCCGCGCCCAGGGTGAGCATCCGGGCGTCGAGCTCCCGGCCGACCTCCAGCTCGCTGCGGCCCGGCCGGAGCGCGCCCTCGGCGGCGAGCTCGGCCAGCGCCCGGTCGGCGACCGCGCACGCCCGGCGCAGCGCCTCGACCTCGGCGTCGTCCTTGACCGCCCGCAGCGCCTCGACCGCCCGCCGGACGCTGACCAGCTCGGCCACCCGGCTCCCGCCGGCCGCGTCGGTGAGCACCCGCTCGAGCCCGCGCAGCCCGTCGACGGTCACGTCGTGGGACTCGTAGCCGATCCGCCCGGACCCGCGGCGCACCGCCTCGGCGGCCAGCGCCGCCGTGGTGGCCCGGTCGACCAGCAGCTCGACGTCGGGCACCTGGGTGCCGGCCTGGGTGGTGTAGCGGCCGTCGGTGCCGAACAGGTCGGCGCCGTCGGTGCGCAGCAGCAGCGCGCCGTTGGAGCCGGTGAACCCGGTCAGGTACCGGACGTTGAGCAGGTTGGTGACCAGGACGGCGTCCAGCCCGGCCTCCGCCGCGACCGCCCGGAGCCGGTCCCGGCGCCCCGCCTCCCGGGTCATCGCACGCCCTTCAGCACGAGCCACTGCAGCGCCAGGACGTACCCGTGCACGCCCAGGCCGGTGATCACGCCGGTGGCCGCGGGCGAGACGTAGGAGTGGTGCCGGAACGGCTCGCGGGCGGCGATGTTGCTGATGTGCACCTCGACCACCGGCGCCGTGACCGCGGCCAGGGCGTCGTGCAGCACCACCGAGGTGTGCGACCAGCCGCCGGGGTTGACCACGACCGGGTCGCCGGCGTCGGTGGCCTCGTGCACCCAGCGGAGCAGCTGCCCCTCGTCGTCGGTCTGGCGCACCTGCACCGCCACGTCCAGCTCCCGGGCGGCGGCCTGCAGCAGCTCCACGAGCTCGGCGTACGTCGTCGTCCCGTAGACCTCGGGCTCGCGGGTGCCGAGCCGGCCGAGGTTGGCGCCGTTGAGCACCTGGATGGTCATGCGGCCTCTCCGTTGACTGCTGCCCAGGCGGCGTCGAGCCAGGCCTGGTCGGGGTCGGTCAGGATCGCGGGGTGGCCCAGCCCGTCGAGGACGACGAAGCGCAGCGACGCGCCGCGGGCCTTCTTGTCGATCCGCATCACCTGCTGCAGGGCGGCCCAGTCGCCGCGGTAGCTCGTGGGCAGGCCCATCGCGGCGACGAGCGTGCGGTGCCGGTCGGCGTCGGCCCGGCTCAGCCGACCGGCAGCCGCGGCCAGCTCGGCAGCGAAGACCAGGCCGACCGCGACGGCCTCGCCGTGCCGCCAGCCGAAGTCCTCGACCCGCTCGATGGCGTGCGCGAGGGTGTGGCCGTAGTTGAGGAACTCGCGGCGGCCGGTGTCGTAGAGGTCCTCGCCGACCGCGTCGGCCTTGACCTGAACGGCGCGGGCGATCAGCTCGGCGGTGTCGGCGCGCCCGGTCGGGTCGGCCTCGAGCAGCTCCAGCACCCGCCCGTCGGCGATGAAGCCGCACTTGACGACCTCCGCGAGCCCGGACCGGAACTCCGCCTCCGGCAGCCCGGCCAGCGCGTCGGTGTCGGCGAGGACGGCGGCGGGCGGGTGGAAGGCGCCCACCAGGTTCTTGCCGGCGGCG comes from the Modestobacter italicus genome and includes:
- the aroB gene encoding 3-dehydroquinate synthase is translated as MTARRITVAGDRPYDVLIGPGVQAQLGLVLDGTARAAVVHSRALAAAAGAAVETLQQSGVAAEAVVVPDGEAAKTAEVAAGAWEEFGRLGLTRSDAVVGIGGGAVTDLAGFLAATWLRGVRVVQVPTSLLGMVDAAVGGKTGINTAAGKNLVGAFHPPAAVLADTDALAGLPEAEFRSGLAEVVKCGFIADGRVLELLEADPTGRADTAELIARAVQVKADAVGEDLYDTGRREFLNYGHTLAHAIERVEDFGWRHGEAVAVGLVFAAELAAAAGRLSRADADRHRTLVAAMGLPTSYRGDWAALQQVMRIDKKARGASLRFVVLDGLGHPAILTDPDQAWLDAAWAAVNGEAA
- the nusB gene encoding transcription antitermination factor NusB, giving the protein MSARSKARKRAVDVLYEADLRRSDPLAVLRDRIADGNPPVPDHAVRLVEGAVEQGARIDELIEQHASGWSLDRLPDVDRAILRMATYELLWVDDVPDAVVIDEAVELAKALSTDDSPAYVNGVLGGIVKAEIPT
- a CDS encoding M24 family metallopeptidase; protein product: MTREAGRRDRLRAVAAEAGLDAVLVTNLLNVRYLTGFTGSNGALLLRTDGADLFGTDGRYTTQAGTQVPDVELLVDRATTAALAAEAVRRGSGRIGYESHDVTVDGLRGLERVLTDAAGGSRVAELVSVRRAVEALRAVKDDAEVEALRRACAVADRALAELAAEGALRPGRSELEVGRELDARMLTLGAEAPSFETIVAAGANSAIPHHRPDATVLRDGDFLKLDFGATVDGYHSDMTRTLVLGHAADWQREVYELVAASQAAGRAALAVGADVTAVDAASRDVIVAAGHGDHFTHGLGHGVGLEIHEAPGISAAGAGTLSAGMAVTVEPGVYLPGHGGVRIEDTLVVTDDEPELLTLTSKELLVL
- the aroQ gene encoding type II 3-dehydroquinate dehydratase; this encodes MTIQVLNGANLGRLGTREPEVYGTTTYAELVELLQAAARELDVAVQVRQTDDEGQLLRWVHEATDAGDPVVVNPGGWSHTSVVLHDALAAVTAPVVEVHISNIAAREPFRHHSYVSPAATGVITGLGVHGYVLALQWLVLKGVR
- the efp gene encoding elongation factor P, with product MATTNDLKNGTVLNLDGQLWTVTDFQHVKPGKGGAFVRTTLKNVLSGKVVDRTFNAGTKVETANVDKRSMTYLYADGTDYVFMDGDTYDQIYVPATTLGDGANYLLENTEVTVAVHDGTPLYVELPVTMELVVQHTDPGLQGDRSTGGTKPATLETGAEIQVPLFVTTGEKLKVDTRDGRYLGRVS